The Poseidonibacter lekithochrous region TTGCAGACTTAGTACTACTAAAATTAAATCCAAACTACGATAACAACTAAAAAATTTAATAAGGAACATATTTGAAAATTATAAGAACTATTGAAGAATTACAAAATATTAGAAAAACTATAACTTCAAGTGTTGGTTTTGTACCAACTATGGGAGCCTTACATGATGGACATATCTCCCTAATAAAACAAGCTAGAGAAGAAAATGAGATTGTAATTGTTTCAATCTTTGTAAACCCAACACAATTTTTACCAGGGGAAGATTTAGACGCATATCCTAGAAAAGATGAAGCAGATAAAAAAATCTGTGAAATGTGCAAAGTGGATTATCTATTTATGCCAGAAATATCAACAATGTATGGAAAAGAAGAGGTATTAATAAAAGCTCCTAATAAAAGTTATATGCTAGAAGGAGAAGCTAGACCGGGACATTTTGATGGAGTATTATTAGTAGTTTTAAAACTATTTGGATTAACACAACCAACAAATGCATACTTTGGAAAAAAAGATGCCCAACAACTATCTTTAATTACTCAAATGGTTAAAGACTTATTCCTTCCAATAAATGTAGTAGCCTGTGATATTGTAAGAGAAAATGATGGTTTAGCAATGAGCTCTAGAAATATTTATTTAGACCAAACACAAAGAAAAGATGCACTTTTATTATCTAAATCTTTATACACAGCTGCTTCATTAATAGCAAAAGATGAAAGAGATACTAAAACTATCAAAAACAAAATCCATGAAGTAATGGAAAAACTTGATGTTGAATATGTAGCAATAGTTGATAGAGAATTTAATGAGATTCAAACTATAGAGTTAAATAACTGTATTATTTTGATTGTTGTTAGATTTGGAAATACTAGATTATTGGACAATATCTGGTTATAAGATAAGAAGTTTCCTTCTTATCTTATTTTTCTATATATATATTTTTAAAAGAACCATCCTCTTGAGGATATAAAGATGATGGTCTCCAATTCATTGTTATACTTTCTCGCTCTCTTGTATCTACTGACAGTTTATTTGAATCCATATCATAAGTTATAATATTATACCGAAAAGGTACTCCCGGCAATTGGCTATAGCTATTGTCACTTGAAAATAGCCCCGAGCCTATGTACATTATTTTTTCTTTTCCTACAATTATATCATTAAAAGAAATCAAATTATTTCTATGAACATGTCCATGAATATACGCTTTAATTTTAAATTGGTGTAAATTATTTACAAAATCATATGATTTTTCATAATCAATAGGATGATGGCCCACTACAAACCTTACATTATCTTTTTTAATTTCATCTTGGATATTTACAAAAGACTTAGTATCAAATTTAACTTTTTGTAAATTAAAGTGGTCTATTTCTAAAGATGTATTAATCAATATAAAACTAAACTCATTATCTTGAATTAGCTTCTGACTTTTTCCTACAATAAAAGGTTCTTGATATAAAGCCTCATATAAATATTCACTAAAGTTCTCAAACCTGCAGTTCCATTTTTTTATATCTCTTTTTAAAAAAATTTTATCATTTATTTTATAGTCACTGTTTTTATCAAAGTTGTTTGGATTAAAACTTTCAATACCATAAGCATTATGAGTTATTACTCTACTATAATCGTGATTACCAGGAACTATAAATACTTTTTGAGCATCAATATCACATATCTTAATTAATTTAGAAATAAACTTATAAATAAGAGTAAACTCTTTAGCACTACCTTTTGCTGTTAAATCTCCACTTAGAATTAAATAATCAATTCTTGTTTTAATATTTTCTTTTAAAAGAGTTATTTCCATTTTAATATCAGTATTTTCACCAAAATGTAAATCACTTAAATGTAATATATTTCTTTTATTATCTTTCTTATTTTCCAACCAATTATCATATTTATCAAAAATAATATTTCTTGATTTTTCAATATTCTCATCAATCTTTAATAACTCTCTCTTATTAACTGCACATACTTTATGAGTGTTTTCTTTAATTGTAATATTTGTTTTATTTTCTAAACACGCTAAAAATAATTTTTCTTTATCTGGCTCAAATATCATTGAGATATTTCCTATGATATATTCTTTTTTAAACTCATCATTTGATATTACAGTAAACTCTTTTTGTTGATAATACTTAGTTAAATGTTTTTCTAAAATTGCTTCTATAAAATCAACCAATTCATGATTACTCTCAGTCTCCTTATTAGCATAAACTTTTATAGTTGTGGTATTTTGATTTGTACTATGACTTAATATATCTTCTCTTGAAAACTCAATTAAATATAAATCATTACTATTTATTTTTCTTAGTTTTACACCTTTAGACAAGTATTTTAAAACTTCGTATTCACTTGAATAAAACAAACAACTTACTATTGTTGCGATATTTATTTCAACTTGTTTTTTTGAAACTAAATTTACCTGTTCTACTTGAAAATATCCTTTTTTATTAAATTCTTCATTCTTATTTTTAAATCGTGAAGGAAAGACTAACATTCCATTATTTAAGTAACAGATCTTATCATTTACAAAATTTGAAATAATACTTTTCATAAATAATACTTGAACTTTACCTCTAACTGAGTGTTTAGTAAATAAACCTTTATATATTTTTTCATCACTTAAAAATTCTTTTTCTATCTCAAACAACTTGTCAAATTCAACATCAAAACAATGTGAAAACAAGTCATTTAAAGAAATACTAGAAGATACAATTTTATTTTCACTTGCATATCTTAAAATTGCAGTTGAAAAAAGATTTTTCCAATAAGGCTTAAATACTAAAAACTTTTCACTATCTTCTCTTAATTCATCAATTCTTCCATCTTTTTTTAGAAGATCTAAAGCATCTTCTATATTTAACTTACTTATATTTTCACTTTTTAATTTATCCACTAAAGTATTAAACTCATAATAAAAGTGTTCTTTTTGTAGTTTTTTTATCTCTTCAAATGCCAAATATCCTGCGGAAGTAAGTAATTTATCTTTTTCATATTCAAAATTATTTACAACATAGCTTTTCATTTCTACTAATAATAAGTTTTCTTCCATATTTTTATCATTATCTAAATTCAAAGTATTATGATGAATAACTTTTATAAACTCTTTTTCAATACCAAAACTATTCAAATTTTCATACATCAAATCTTTTATTTTATTTAGATATTTTTCTGTCTCATCTGATTTATCTTTTTTCGTTCCTATAATAAAAATATTTAATTGTTTTTTATTTGTTTGATGAATATGCTCTTTTATACTATTTATCCAAAAATATATTGAGTTATCTTCTTTTTGCAAATCAACTACAAAAAATATTAATCTTGTATTATCGAAATTTTGCTTATGTGAAATCTGATACTCTGGCTGTCCACCAAAATCCCATATATCAAAACTAAAATTATGTTCTGATTTTTCATTTATATTATTTGCTTTTACTGATATTTTTTCTTTAAAAGAAAAATTAAAAAACCTCATTCCATGAGTAGAATGAATATCGTCATTAAACTTATTATATTCAAGTCCATATCCAAGTGTAGTTTTACCAACTGCACTATTCCCTAATAACAAAGTTTTTATATGAAAATGATTTGTATAGTTTTTGTTAATTATATGAATATTATCAAAATCTAATTTTTCTACATATAAATTACCAGAGGCTGTCGAAAAAATCAAAGTATCTTCATCAACAGAAATATAATTTATATTAGATTTCACTTCATATTTCTTAGTAGTGTCTTTTAAACTATTATCTTTATCTAAAAACCAGATTGAAATATTACTATCAAAATGTTTAACTATTAAAAAGTTATTTTTGTAGAAAATCTCTATTGCTTTTAAGTCATATTTAGCTACTTCTTTTTTCTCTTTTATATCCCATACTCGAACTGTATTATCATCCGAGCATGTTGCTATTGTTTTTTCATCTATTTTTATTACACTATTAACAATATCAGTATGTCCTTCTAAAAGTGCTATCTCTTTTTTCTCTTTTATATCCCATACTCGAACTGTTTCATCATAGGAGCATGTTGCTATTGTTTTTTCATCTATTTTTATTACACTATTAACAATACTTGTATGCCCTTCTAAAAGTACTATCTCTTTTTTCTCTTTTATATCCCATATTCGAACTGTATTATCATCCGAGCATGTTGCTATTGTTTTTTCATCTATTTTTATTACACTATTAACAATATCAGTATGCCCTTCTAAAAGTGCTATCTCTTTTTTCTCTTTTATATCCCATACTCGAACTGTTCCATCATAGGAGCATGTTGCTATTGTTTTTTCATCTATTTTTATTACACTATTAATAATACTTGTATGTCCTTCTAAAAGTGCTATCTCTTTTTTCTCTTTTATATCCCATACTCGAACTATTTCATCATAAGAACATGTTGCTATTGTTTTTTCATCTATTTTTATTACACTATTAACAATACGAGTATGCCCTTCTAAAAGTACTATCTCTTTTTTCTCTTTTATATCCCATACTCGAACTGTATTATCATCCGAGCATGTTGCTATTGTTTTTTCATCTATTTTTATTACACTATTAACAACATTAGTATGCCCTTCTAAAAGTACTATCTCTTTTTTCTCTTTTATATCCCATATTCGAACTGTATTATCATCCGAGCATGTTGCTATTATTTTTTCATCTATTTTTATTACACTATTAACAATATCAGTATGCCCTTCTAAAAGTGCTATCTCTTTTTTCTCTTTTATATCCCATACTCGAACTGTATTATCATAAGAACACGAAGCTATTATTTTTTCATCTATTTTTATTACACTATTAACAACATTAGTATGCCCTTCTAAAAGTGCTATCTCTTTTTTCTCTTTTATATCCCATACTCGAACTGTATTATCATAAGAACACGAAGCTATTATTTTTTCATCTATTTTTATTACACTATTAACAACATTAGTATGCCCTTCTAAAAGTGCTATCTCTTTTTTCTCTTTTATATCCCATACTCGAACTGTTCCATCATAAGAACACGAAGCTATTGTTTTTTCATCTATTTTTATTACACTATCAATACTTCCTCTATGTCCACCTAAAGCATTTTGTATTAAAAAATCTTGATTTAATGAAGTTTTATATTCTAAATTAGAAGGTTGATTATTATAGTTTTTTACTAATAAATCTACATATTTATAAGATTTAGTAGTTTTTGTAATTAGTTTTTGTATTGTTCCTGTAGGAGAAGGAAAATCATTTTTATTTTCAATATATACTAAAACTTTAATACTTCTTCTATATTCAAACCAGTCTAAAGTCTTATTTGGATTATCTTCTTTAAAAATATCTCCTAGAACTTCAACTAAAGCAATAGGTTTTCTACCAATTCTAACTAAAACAATGTCCCCTATTTCTATTTCTTCAAATAGTTTTAATTGTTTTTCTCCTTCTTTCAAATCTCCTAATCCTATAAGAGATTTTTTCTCAAGTATCTCTCTTTCTTTTCCAAAAGCTTTATCATTTGGATGAAGTTGCATATGCCAATAATTCATTAAACATCCCATTCTTTTAAATATTATTTAATAATTATATCTAAACAACATAATCTTTTAATAATAATTAAATCATTAAACTTGAAGAAAATTAAATATATCAGATTATAAAATAAAGTTTTTTTAAGTTCTATGATGTTACATTTTAATAATATTTATCAAAAAGGACAAACATGAACTTAAAAAAACTAGCGCTTACGAGTACTCTATTGGTTTCAACACTATTTGCAGGTAATTATAATGTTGATAAAGATCACACAAATGTTGGCTTCAAAGTTAAACATATGATGATTTCAAATGTATCTGGAAAGTTTAATGAATTTAAGGGAACGTTTGAATATGATGAAAAAGCAAAGATGCTAAAATCACTTAATGGTGAGATAGTTGTAAAATCAATAAATACTGAAAATAAAAAAAGAGATGATCACCTAAGATCAGCCGATTTTTTTAATGCAAAAAAATTCCCAAAAATTACATTTACTCTTAGTAAAATTGAAGATGACACTGCTTATGGAAAAATCACAATTAAAGATGTTACAAAAGATATTAAATTAGATTTTGATAATAGTGGAACTATAAAAGACCCTTGGGGTAATTATAGAGCAGGATTTGCACTAAGTGGAAAAATCAAAAGAAAAGATTTTGGAATCACTTGGAATAAAGTAATTGAAGCAGGTGGAGTAGCTGTAGGAGATACTGTAAAACTTGATATTGAAATTGAAGGTATCAAAGAAAAATAACTCTTAGATAAAAGGATAGATTTCTCTATTCTTTTATTCAACAAACACTATAAAAAACTAACTATATTATCCCATTTACAAATTATTTCATTTATGCTAGAATTGCGAAAAAATTAAGGTTTTAATAATATATGAAATTTACAACTCAAAACCCTCAAAAATCTTTACATTTAGTATCATTAGGCTGTACAAAAAACTTAGTTGATTCAGAAGTAATGCTTGGAAAACTAAGTGATTATACAATGACAGATGATTCAGCTACTGCTGATGTTATTATTGTAAATACTTGTGGATTTATTGACTCTGCAAAAGAAGAGAGTATTAATACAATTTTAAATCTTCACGACGAAAGAAAAGAACAATCAGTTTTAGTAATGGCTGGATGTTTATCTGAAAGATATAAAGAAGATTTACAAAAAGAACTACCAGAAATTGATGTATTTACAGGAGTTGGTGATTATGACAAAATCGACGAACTTGTAAATGAAAAAAGATCAAACTTTACAAATGAAGTATTCCTTGCAAATGATACAAACGAAAGAGTTATCACAGGTTCTTCATACCATGCTTATGTAAAATTAAGTGAAGGATGTAATCAAGCCTGTTCATTCTGTGCTATTCCATCTTTCAAAGGAAAATTACATTCAAGAACATTAGAATCTCTTGTAAAAGAAGTAAAAGCCTTAGTAAAAAAAGGTTTTACAGACTTCTCATTTGTATCACAAGATTCATCATCATTCCTAAGAGATTTAGGTCATAAAGATGGTCTAGAGCAATTAATCACAGAAGTTGATAAAATTGAAGGAATTAAAACATCTAGAATTTTATACCTTTATCCATCAACTACTACTTTAGATTTAATTGATAAAATTGCTGATTCAAAAATCTTCCAAAACTACTTTGATATGCCATTACAACATATCACTCCATCAATGCTTAAAATCATGAAAAGAGGAAAAGGTGTTGAGAAATTAATTGAATTAATGGATCATATGAAATCAAAACCAAACTCTTTTGTAAGAACTACATTTATTGCCGGACATCCAGGTGAGAGTATTGAAGATCATGAAGCATTATGTAAATATATTGAAGAGTATAAATTTGATAGAGCAAATGTATTCTCTTATTCTACAGAAGAAGGTACTCATGCTGCAAAATCTGATCACTTAATTGATCAAGAAATTATTGATGATAGAGCAGATGAAATCGGAGCAATTATTGCAAACACTACTCAAGAATCATTAGAAGCAGAAGTTGGTAAAACTTTTGATGTTTATGTTGATGGTGAAAGTGATGAACATGAATATTTATTATCTGCTAGAAAAACTATTTGGGCTCCAGATATTGATGGTGAAATATACATCAATGACAATGAACTATTTGAAGAAAATGGAGATCAAACACAATTAAAATTTGGACAAATTTATACAGTAACTATTACAGAATTAGTTGGAGATAAACTAATCGCAAGAGTTATTAAATAAAAATGACCCTAAACTTTAGTGCAGTTAATAATACAAAGAATCTACTAGCTTTTTCAGCTGGGGTAGATTCTTCTGCACTATTCTTCTTGTTACTTGAACAAAATATTCCTTTTGATATTGCAATTGTTGATTATAATGTACGAGAGCAATCAAAAGATGAAGTAACTTACGCAAAACAACTAGCAAAAAAATACAATAAAAAAGTTTTCATAAAAGAAGTAGAACTAGAAAATTCTAATTTTGAGAAAAAAGCAAGAGATATTAGATACTCTTTTTTTGAAGACTTAATCAAGCAGTTCCATTACGACACTTTAATTACCGCTCACCAGCTAAATGATAAACTTGAATGGTTTATGATGCAAATGAGTAAAGGAGCTGGTATTGTTGAGTTATTAGGCTTTAAAGAGTGGGAAGATAAGAATACTTACAAAATATATAAACCTCTTTTAGAAATCACTAAAGATGAATTACAAAACTATCTAAAAAGTAATAATTTAAAGTACTTTGTGGATAATAGCAATTTTGATGAAAAATATAAAAGAAACTACTTTAGACATAATTATTCAGATAAATTTTTGAGTGAATTTAAAGATGGAATAAAAAATTCTTTTGAATATTTACAGAATGACTTAAATTCATTAAATATAGAAGAAAAAGCTATTTTAAAAATTGATGAATTAGAAGTTTTTAAAGCATCCAATGATGATAATATTAATATAAGAACAATAGATATAAATCTTAAAAAAAGAGGTGTATTATTATCAAAAGCTTCAAGAAATGAAATTTTAAGACAAAAAGAAATTGTAATATCTCATAAAATATCAGTATGTATAAGTAATGATTTAATTTATATAGCTCCATTTTCAAAAAGTAAAATGGATAAAAAATTCAAAGAAAAATGTAGGCTAAATAAAATACCTAAAAATGTGAGAGTTTATCTGTACGATAAAAATATAGATCCAAAAGATTTAGTTGTTTAAAAACTTCTTCATCTTTTGCATATTAATTAATTCTTTTCTAGAAACTTCTTTGTGTTCTTTCAAAAAATTAATACTTTTAAAAAAAAGTTCTTCCATACGTTTCAAATCATCTAGTTCTAAATCAAAATCTTCAATTGTAGAATCTTTTAGATAATCTTCATGCCATTGGATTAAAGCTGTTGCTCTATCATAAGAATCTAGTGAATCGATATATACCAATTCACGTAAAGCTTTTAAAGACCTGTTTCTTCTTTCCATGCTTCAATTAGCCCCTGTGCTACTTTCATAACTTGATTAACAGAATTAACGTTATCATCAATACCTGCAGCAAAAAGTGTCTCAATTTGGTAAAGATATAAACCATCTAAATAATATGCAACATCCCCACCATCAAAATCAAGAACATTTCTTAACTCATCGAAAATTGCAATTGTTTTATTTATATAAGTAAACTTAGCTTCAATATCACCTTCATCCATAGCATTCTTAATAAATGAAAGA contains the following coding sequences:
- the panC gene encoding pantoate--beta-alanine ligase, whose amino-acid sequence is MKIIRTIEELQNIRKTITSSVGFVPTMGALHDGHISLIKQAREENEIVIVSIFVNPTQFLPGEDLDAYPRKDEADKKICEMCKVDYLFMPEISTMYGKEEVLIKAPNKSYMLEGEARPGHFDGVLLVVLKLFGLTQPTNAYFGKKDAQQLSLITQMVKDLFLPINVVACDIVRENDGLAMSSRNIYLDQTQRKDALLLSKSLYTAASLIAKDERDTKTIKNKIHEVMEKLDVEYVAIVDREFNEIQTIELNNCIILIVVRFGNTRLLDNIWL
- a CDS encoding metallophosphoesterase; the protein is MNYWHMQLHPNDKAFGKEREILEKKSLIGLGDLKEGEKQLKLFEEIEIGDIVLVRIGRKPIALVEVLGDIFKEDNPNKTLDWFEYRRSIKVLVYIENKNDFPSPTGTIQKLITKTTKSYKYVDLLVKNYNNQPSNLEYKTSLNQDFLIQNALGGHRGSIDSVIKIDEKTIASCSYDGTVRVWDIKEKKEIALLEGHTNVVNSVIKIDEKIIASCSYDNTVRVWDIKEKKEIALLEGHTNVVNSVIKIDEKIIASCSYDNTVRVWDIKEKKEIALLEGHTDIVNSVIKIDEKIIATCSDDNTVRIWDIKEKKEIVLLEGHTNVVNSVIKIDEKTIATCSDDNTVRVWDIKEKKEIVLLEGHTRIVNSVIKIDEKTIATCSYDEIVRVWDIKEKKEIALLEGHTSIINSVIKIDEKTIATCSYDGTVRVWDIKEKKEIALLEGHTDIVNSVIKIDEKTIATCSDDNTVRIWDIKEKKEIVLLEGHTSIVNSVIKIDEKTIATCSYDETVRVWDIKEKKEIALLEGHTDIVNSVIKIDEKTIATCSDDNTVRVWDIKEKKEVAKYDLKAIEIFYKNNFLIVKHFDSNISIWFLDKDNSLKDTTKKYEVKSNINYISVDEDTLIFSTASGNLYVEKLDFDNIHIINKNYTNHFHIKTLLLGNSAVGKTTLGYGLEYNKFNDDIHSTHGMRFFNFSFKEKISVKANNINEKSEHNFSFDIWDFGGQPEYQISHKQNFDNTRLIFFVVDLQKEDNSIYFWINSIKEHIHQTNKKQLNIFIIGTKKDKSDETEKYLNKIKDLMYENLNSFGIEKEFIKVIHHNTLNLDNDKNMEENLLLVEMKSYVVNNFEYEKDKLLTSAGYLAFEEIKKLQKEHFYYEFNTLVDKLKSENISKLNIEDALDLLKKDGRIDELREDSEKFLVFKPYWKNLFSTAILRYASENKIVSSSISLNDLFSHCFDVEFDKLFEIEKEFLSDEKIYKGLFTKHSVRGKVQVLFMKSIISNFVNDKICYLNNGMLVFPSRFKNKNEEFNKKGYFQVEQVNLVSKKQVEINIATIVSCLFYSSEYEVLKYLSKGVKLRKINSNDLYLIEFSREDILSHSTNQNTTTIKVYANKETESNHELVDFIEAILEKHLTKYYQQKEFTVISNDEFKKEYIIGNISMIFEPDKEKLFLACLENKTNITIKENTHKVCAVNKRELLKIDENIEKSRNIIFDKYDNWLENKKDNKRNILHLSDLHFGENTDIKMEITLLKENIKTRIDYLILSGDLTAKGSAKEFTLIYKFISKLIKICDIDAQKVFIVPGNHDYSRVITHNAYGIESFNPNNFDKNSDYKINDKIFLKRDIKKWNCRFENFSEYLYEALYQEPFIVGKSQKLIQDNEFSFILINTSLEIDHFNLQKVKFDTKSFVNIQDEIKKDNVRFVVGHHPIDYEKSYDFVNNLHQFKIKAYIHGHVHRNNLISFNDIIVGKEKIMYIGSGLFSSDNSYSQLPGVPFRYNIITYDMDSNKLSVDTRERESITMNWRPSSLYPQEDGSFKNIYIEK
- a CDS encoding YceI family protein, translating into MNLKKLALTSTLLVSTLFAGNYNVDKDHTNVGFKVKHMMISNVSGKFNEFKGTFEYDEKAKMLKSLNGEIVVKSINTENKKRDDHLRSADFFNAKKFPKITFTLSKIEDDTAYGKITIKDVTKDIKLDFDNSGTIKDPWGNYRAGFALSGKIKRKDFGITWNKVIEAGGVAVGDTVKLDIEIEGIKEK
- the rimO gene encoding 30S ribosomal protein S12 methylthiotransferase RimO translates to MKFTTQNPQKSLHLVSLGCTKNLVDSEVMLGKLSDYTMTDDSATADVIIVNTCGFIDSAKEESINTILNLHDERKEQSVLVMAGCLSERYKEDLQKELPEIDVFTGVGDYDKIDELVNEKRSNFTNEVFLANDTNERVITGSSYHAYVKLSEGCNQACSFCAIPSFKGKLHSRTLESLVKEVKALVKKGFTDFSFVSQDSSSFLRDLGHKDGLEQLITEVDKIEGIKTSRILYLYPSTTTLDLIDKIADSKIFQNYFDMPLQHITPSMLKIMKRGKGVEKLIELMDHMKSKPNSFVRTTFIAGHPGESIEDHEALCKYIEEYKFDRANVFSYSTEEGTHAAKSDHLIDQEIIDDRADEIGAIIANTTQESLEAEVGKTFDVYVDGESDEHEYLLSARKTIWAPDIDGEIYINDNELFEENGDQTQLKFGQIYTVTITELVGDKLIARVIK
- the tilS gene encoding tRNA lysidine(34) synthetase TilS, with protein sequence MTLNFSAVNNTKNLLAFSAGVDSSALFFLLLEQNIPFDIAIVDYNVREQSKDEVTYAKQLAKKYNKKVFIKEVELENSNFEKKARDIRYSFFEDLIKQFHYDTLITAHQLNDKLEWFMMQMSKGAGIVELLGFKEWEDKNTYKIYKPLLEITKDELQNYLKSNNLKYFVDNSNFDEKYKRNYFRHNYSDKFLSEFKDGIKNSFEYLQNDLNSLNIEEKAILKIDELEVFKASNDDNINIRTIDINLKKRGVLLSKASRNEILRQKEIVISHKISVCISNDLIYIAPFSKSKMDKKFKEKCRLNKIPKNVRVYLYDKNIDPKDLVV
- the fliS gene encoding flagellar export chaperone FliS, whose amino-acid sequence is MGLDIYNQQNAVSDDPYVLILKLYEGIIKYLSFIKNAMDEGDIEAKFTYINKTIAIFDELRNVLDFDGGDVAYYLDGLYLYQIETLFAAGIDDNVNSVNQVMKVAQGLIEAWKEETGL